Proteins found in one Etheostoma spectabile isolate EspeVRDwgs_2016 chromosome 14, UIUC_Espe_1.0, whole genome shotgun sequence genomic segment:
- the ppp1r18 gene encoding uncharacterized protein ppp1r18 isoform X2, producing MSVSSLPEWKQLLLEKKRREEEERERRGKEEEEKFASMPAWKRGIIQRRKAKQDNLGDREKDRDMCLLQVDVRSDSLSDIDSFVTVSLESESSLSPDPGQWLDADLKPESQVSIETIVPVHENPFIRTQSAWRKGRDPDGGNEPEVKEREKDKLSPRGQDGESGRERDIELKIERFRDLSEGREKERSRDRSQGRERENSNQWKESIKDASREREFLKVRKDEEEKETDPPSNSFSPHVPCLRTIRADNIIIIEQDRKGSDERRGRWRETERERPEEDQGKRGMKMDLREILAGGGSITEIRASEVLIIKPSASPEERSPEGGGKNGSGRDDGEIKCSMDEKRESFGRELRTDMSWLREKDKERPWGQATVIKDDRKDSLDDNVFVDRGGRVSQLVSKFGQYPKPPSRSKSSDNFLRPGRRKYSGDEDDLRSEADERNMLPKGVPRRSLSFSDRVICAKENGLDDNGYYERKRRERIHSEKTTALWVNVAGLGKETTAKFKLGCTPLLDKDQFRNHRDRHLKHEDEKGVPMQSRNEAEVCFSIQHKSEFKKVEPVDTRAAERACDADGDEGFTVASVKNTEGISFARRVAIRQDGKARAQKGVKRQTGDTSLEKEMSVEKDSGAGGQIETQVYNKNVSDFRREEGFERTIPPETLQKSHVESTFTECSSLLCAVTDRARDPHRGPEWIGTGPQGPYLTHSVLSQHTEELISKIEKIGDTTVYSNEKGERAYKASFEMTKGSDQDLGLENLIHDVTPRSPKRIPPMVISPGPLEIQIPRSVFYVAEEMLENKKAVSQSNKGQDWDVGKGVERRDSWRIGKPLSRIESLREKIRQRELERLRQRETQDGGGREGSEINDTQTAGDRQNERGTEIEKEWEAAAHMRKKLVEAERGQEDAVVQTATIAFDVTQEVAMLKTCPQLPASVPDSQAVRAEEVTSGYITDASEVVSDSFQISEDEKKKLKHVEEELRRHRGQYGKREEGEEEEEEEKKKKKEFSEEEEEEYTSPVQSLSPLPPHLSSLATMSRIYNLETVGSRSGLCLRERTVDIPSVHLVKVKPIVSSAQQGDSKALSGKDICGVQTIQRQIEQFQLKEQETLKPCMSSNTPFKDRETEGQQSPRGVLKHQVQDDAKTPEKDQETSELSPKVSPCRVGSPTSQLKQSNQTTTVTPSLLRSPSPDNTPKPSDHAPTPASSPSSLSPAQSPSVSPSPIPSPALFSIRSASGGQVKRGATMTITPKKPARGGVTGPTTGSTGGGSKSAKTSSQQVQTTSSVVEPVKKKYPTVEEIKVIGGYQNLDKSCLIKNRESPKRGKVCFNEDQLEQVCEYPSETSLLACTPFPPDLWRTERLQGEETQEDEEAEVEEGTIVSKSTRNVGIATGGGLRVDESCPR from the exons atgtctgtctcctctctgccGGAATGGAAACAACTCCTGctggagaaaaagaggagagaggaggaggagcgagagaggagagggaaagaggaggaggagaagtttGCCAGCATGCCCGCCTGGAAGCGAGGGATCATCCAGCGGAGGAAGGCGAAGCAGGACAATTTGGGTGACAGAGAAAAGGATAGAGATATGTGTCTGCTGCAGGTTGATGTCAGATCCGATAGTCTAAGTGACATAGACAGCTTTGTGACAGTCAGTTTAGAAAGTGAATCGTCACTTAGTCCAGATCCAGGGCAATGGCTGGATGCAGACCTCAAACCAGAGAGTCAGGTGTCCATAGAAACTATAGTTCCAGTTCATGAAAACCCATTTATTCGCACACAGAGTGCGTGGAGAAAGGGCAGGGATCCAGATGGGGGGAACGAGCCGGAAGTtaaggagagggagaaagacaaATTAAGCCCCAGGGGTCAAGATGGGGAgtcaggaagagaaagagatatAGAGCTGAAAATAGAGAGATTCAGAGATTTAAGTGAGGGACGGGAAAAAGAGAGGAGCAGGGACAGGAGtcaaggaagagaaagagagaatagcAACCAATGGAAAGAGTCAATTAAAGATGCAAGCAGGGAGCGGGAATTCCTTAAAGTTAGAAAAGacgaggaggaaaaagaaacagaTCCGCCATCTAATTCGTTTTCTCCCCACGTCCCATGTCTTCGGACTATCCGAGCCGACAATATCATCATCATTGAACAGGACAGGAAGGGCAGCGACGAGAGACGGGGTAGATGGAGGGAGACGGAGAGGGAGAGGCCTGAGGAGGACCAGGGGAAGAGAGGGATGAAGATGGACTTGAGGGAGATCCTGGCCGGAGGAGGGAGCATCACTGAGATCCGAGCCTCTGAGGTTCTGATCATAAAGCCCTCTGCAAGCCCTGAAGAAAGAAGTccagaaggaggaggaaagaaTGGTTCTGGTAGGGATGATGGAGAGATAAAGTGCAGCATGGATGAAAAGAGGGAGAGTTTTGGCAGGGAGCTCAGAACAGATATGTCCTGGCTGAGAGAAAAAGATAAAGAGAGACCATGGGGCCAGGCTACAGTTATTAAAGACGACAGAAAGGACAGCTTGGATGATAATGTGTTTGTTGATAGAGGAGGGAGGGTCAGCCAGCTGGTGAGCAAGTTTGGACAGTACCCCAAGCCTCCATCTCGATCCAAAAGCTCAGATAATTTCCTCCGGCCCGGGAGGAGAAAATATTCAGGAGATGAAGATGACCTGCGATCTGAGGCAGACGAGAGGAATATGTTGCCGAAAGGTGTGCCGAGACGCTCATTGAGCTTCTCTGATCGTGTCATTTGTGCTAAAGAGAATGGTTTAGACGACAATGGGTATTATGAGAGGAAAAGGCGTGAGAGGATACATTCAGAGAAGACCACAGCGCTGTGGGTCAATGTTGCAGGCTTAGGGAAGGAAACCACAGCAAAGTTCAAACTGGGGTGCACACCGCTTTTAGATAAAGACCAGTTTAGAAATCATAGAGatagacatttaaaacatgagGATGAGAAGGGAGTGCCCATGCAAAGCAGAAACGAAGCAGAAGTGTGTTTCTCCATCCAACACAAGAGCGAATTCAAGAAAGTGGAGCCTGTTGACACGAGGGCTGCAGAAAGGGCATGTGATGCAGATGGAGATGAAGGGTTCACGGTGGCATCGGTCAAAAACACAGAGGGAATCTCGTTTGCTAGAAGAGTTGCCATCAGGCAGGACGGGAAAGCAAGAGCTCAAAAAGGGGTGAAGCGACAGACAGGTGACACAAGTTTAGAAAAGGAGATGAGTGTAGAAAAAGATTCAGGGGCAGGAGGACAGATTGAGACGCAAGTTTACAACAAAAACGTGTCCGATTTTCGGAGAGAGGAGGGATTCGAAAGAACAATTCCACCTGAAACTTTGCAGAAGAGTCACGTTGAATCCACTTTCACAGAGTGCTCCAGTCTACTCTGTGCTGTCACAGATAGGGCTAGAGACCCACATAGAGGGCCAGAGTGGATTGGTACAGGACCACAAGGACCTTACCTAACACACTCTGTTTTGTCCCAACACACAGAAGAGCTTATAagtaaaatagagaaaataggAGACACAACTGTTTATAGCAACGAGAAAGGAGAAAGAGCTTACAAGGCTTCGTTTGAAATGACCAAAGGATCAGATCAGGATCTTGGATTGGAGAACCTTATTCATGATGTAACTCCCAGATCTCCGAAAAGGATTCCACCCATGGTGATCTCTCCAGGTCCCCTCGAGATTCAAATCCCCAgaagtgtgttttatgttgctGAAGAAATGCTGGAGAATAAAAAGGCTGTGAGTCAAAGCAACAAGGGGCAAGACTGGGACGTGGGTAAAGGGGTTGAGAGGAGGGATAGCTGGAGGATCGGAAAACCCCTGAGCCGCATCGAGTCCCTGCGAGAGAAAATCAGACAAAGAGAGCTGGAGAGGCTGAGACAAAGGGAGACACAAGATGGAGGCGGGAGAGAAGGTTCAGAGATAAACGACACTCAGACAGCTGGGGACAGGCAGAACGAGAGGGGAACTGAAATAGAGAAAGAGTGGGAAGCTGCAGCTCATATGCGGAAGAAGCTGGTCGAAGCAGAGAGGGGACAGGAAGATGCAGTAGTACAGACAGCCACCATTGCATTTGACGTCACACAGGAAGTCGCCATGTTGAAAACCTGCCCTCAGCTTCCTGCTTCTGTCCCAGACTCACAAGCTGTCAGAGCAGAGGAAGTAACGAGCGGGTACATCACGGATGCCTCTGAAGTTGTCTCTGACAGCTTTCAGATATctgaggatgaaaaaaaaaaactgaaacatgtggaagaagagCTGAGGCGCCACAGGGGTCAATAcgggaaaagagaagaaggggaggaggaggaggaggaggagaagaagaagaaaaaggagttctcagaagaggaagaagaggaataTACATCGCCTGTTCAATCTCTCTCCCCTTTGCCGCCTCATCTCAGCTCCCTCGCAACCATGAGTAGGATCTACAACTTGGAAACAGTTGGCTCGAGGTCAGGCTTGTGTCTGAGGGAGAGGACTGTAGACATCCCATCAGTGCACCTGGTTAAAGTGAAGCCCATTGTGTCAAGCGCACAGCAGGGGGACAGTAAAGCACTCTCGGGTAAGGACATTTGCGGGGTTCAGACAATACAACGACAGATAGAGCAGTTTCAGCTGAAAGAACAGGAAACACTGAAGCCTTGCATGTCATCAAACACCCCTTTTAaggatagagagacagaggggcAACAAAGCCCCAGAGGAGTGTTAAAGCACCAGGTACAGGATGATGCCAAGACCCCAGAGAAAGATCAAGAAACGTCAGAATTGAGCCCCAAAGTGTCTCCTTGCCGTGTTGGTTCTCCAACATCTCAGCTCAAACAATCTAACCAAACTACCACCGTCACCCCGTCACTTCTCAGGAGCCCATCCCCGGACAATACCCCGAAACCCTCGGATCACGCGCCGACCCCGGCCTCCTCCCCGAGCTCCCTTTCTCCTGCTCAATCTCCTAGTGTCTCTCCATCTCCAATCCCATCGCCCGCCCTCTTCTCTATCAGGAGTGCCTCTGGAGGTCAAGTGAAGAGAGGTGCCACCATGACTATCACCCCAAAAAAGCCTGCCAGAGGAGGAGTGACGGGGCCTACAACGGGGTCCACTGGAGGAGGGTCGAAATCAGCCAAAACCTCATCGCAGCAGGTCCAGACGACTTCTTCTGTGGTCGAGCCAGTGAAGAAGAAGTACCCCACAGTGGAGGAGATCAAGGTGATTGGCGGATATCAGAATCTGGATAAGTCCTGTCTGATCAAGAACAGAGAGTCTCCGAAAAGG GGAAAAGTGTGTTTCAATGAGGACCAGCTGGAGCAGGTGTGTGAGTACCCATCAGAGACCTCCTTGCTGGCGTGTACCCCCTTCCCTCCGGACCTGTGGAGGACCGAGAGGCTGCAGGGAGAGGAGACGCAGGAGGATGAGGAGGCTGAAGTGGAGGAAGGAACAATCGTGTCCAAAAGTACAAGGAACGTGGGGATTGCAACAGGAGGGGGTCTAAGAGTGG
- the nrm gene encoding nurim: MASVTVRGWALWTVSLLNFAFVSISGADFIRFISFRAIYHNITGETTLCQDSIPWSVALQDSSVLGSLVVDLGLLALFITQHSLLAWSPVKQALQSVMGALNRTAYCFTTVLALQILMRYWQPVTGAPCLWSVRHAPWSIWFPLLCFSLHFLCWAIICSILMIFDYPELLGIKQVYYNCLGLGDPLSYKSPGAQRLLSHLRHPVCVELGVVLWLLPALSLDRLLLAGTLSTYLALAHSLDKQDVSYLCVQLNSKLQLFAELHHGSSVTSDHKDR, encoded by the exons ATGGCGTCAGTCACAGTACGTGGCTGGGCTCTCTGGACCGTGTCTCTGCTCAACTTTGCGTTTGTTTCCATATCCGGTGCAGACTTCATTCGGTTTATATCATTTCGAGCCATTTACCACAACATCACCGGGGAGACGACACTCTGTCAGG ACTCCATACCGTGGTCGGTGGCTCTGCAGGACAGCTCTGTCCTCGGGTCTCTTGTTGTGGATTTGGGGCTGCTGGCTCTCTTCATCACACAGCACAGTCTGCTGGCCTGGTCCCCTGTCAAACAGGCCCTCCAGTCAGTGATGGGGGCCCTGAACAGGACCGCATACTGCTTTACTACAGTGCTGGCACTCCAG ATCTTGATGCGTTACTGGCAGCCTGTGACTGGCGCCCCCTGTCTGTGGTCAGTGCGTCATGCACCCTGGAGTATCTGGTTCCCTCTGCTCTGCTTCAGTCTGCACTTCCTCTGCTGGGCAATCATCTGCAGCATCCTCATGATCTTTGACTACCCTGAACTGCTGGGCATCAAGCAG GTCTATTACAATTGTCTCGGTTTAGGGGACCCCCTGTCCTATAAGTCACCTGGTGCTCAGCGCCTCCTGTCTCACCTCCGCCACCCAGTGTGCGTGGAGCTGGGCGTGGTGCTGTGGCTTCTGCCAGCGTTATCCCTGGACAGGCTCCTGCTGGCGGGGACTCTGTCGACCTATCTGGCCCTGGCACACTCTCTGGACAAACAGGATGTCAGCTACCTCTGCGTCCAGCTTAACAGCAAGCTGCAGCTCTTTGCCGAGCTGCACCATGGCAGCTCTGTCACCAGCGACCACAAGGACAGGTGA
- the limd1b gene encoding LIM domain-containing protein 1, translating to MEPSHSSSLYFGSCTRCSKAVYSDQRACRAMGQLFHYACFTCSVCSEKLSGKPFYSVSGKIYCEEDYFHSGGHSSSEACNSCGFLILDMVLQARGKSYHPSCFRCVVCRQSLEGQPFSVDADTRVYCVSDYHKIQAPLCAVCKVPILPTEGLTDSIRVVSFDRNYHVECYSGGVNLI from the exons ATGGAGCCAAGTCATAGTTCCAGTCTTTACTTTG gAAGCTGCACACGCTGCAGTAAAGCGGTGTACAGTGATCAGAGAGCCTGCCGAGCGATGGGACAGTTATTCCATTATGCTTGTTTTACCTGCAGTGTTTGCA GTGAAAAGCTCAGTGGGAAGCCCTTTTATTCAGTATCAGGAAAAATCTACTGTGAGGAGGATTATTTT CACTCAGGAGGTCACTCATCCTCAGAGGCGTGTAACAGCTGTGGGTTTTTAATCTTGGACATG GTTTTGCAGGCTCGTGGGAAGTCCTACCACCCGTCATGCTTTCGATGTGTGGTCTGCAGACAGAGCCTGGAGGGTCAGCCCTTCTCTGTAGACGCAGACACCAGAGTTTACTGTGTTAGCGACTACCACAA GATCCAAGCTCCACTGTGTGCTGTATGCAAGGTGCCGATATTGCCAACTGAG GGGTTGACAGATTCTATTCGAGTGGTGTCATTTGACAGAAATTACCATGTAGAGTGCTACAGTGGTGGGGTTAACCTCATTTGA
- the ppp1r18 gene encoding uncharacterized protein ppp1r18 isoform X1 gives MSVSSLPEWKQLLLEKKRREEEERERRGKEEEEKFASMPAWKRGIIQRRKAKQDNLGDREKDRDMCLLQVDVRSDSLSDIDSFVTVSLESESSLSPDPGQWLDADLKPESQVSIETIVPVHENPFIRTQSAWRKGRDPDGGNEPEVKEREKDKLSPRGQDGESGRERDIELKIERFRDLSEGREKERSRDRSQGRERENSNQWKESIKDASREREFLKVRKDEEEKETDPPSNSFSPHVPCLRTIRADNIIIIEQDRKGSDERRGRWRETERERPEEDQGKRGMKMDLREILAGGGSITEIRASEVLIIKPSASPEERSPEGGGKNGSGRDDGEIKCSMDEKRESFGRELRTDMSWLREKDKERPWGQATVIKDDRKDSLDDNVFVDRGGRVSQLVSKFGQYPKPPSRSKSSDNFLRPGRRKYSGDEDDLRSEADERNMLPKGVPRRSLSFSDRVICAKENGLDDNGYYERKRRERIHSEKTTALWVNVAGLGKETTAKFKLGCTPLLDKDQFRNHRDRHLKHEDEKGVPMQSRNEAEVCFSIQHKSEFKKVEPVDTRAAERACDADGDEGFTVASVKNTEGISFARRVAIRQDGKARAQKGVKRQTGDTSLEKEMSVEKDSGAGGQIETQVYNKNVSDFRREEGFERTIPPETLQKSHVESTFTECSSLLCAVTDRARDPHRGPEWIGTGPQGPYLTHSVLSQHTEELISKIEKIGDTTVYSNEKGERAYKASFEMTKGSDQDLGLENLIHDVTPRSPKRIPPMVISPGPLEIQIPRSVFYVAEEMLENKKAVSQSNKGQDWDVGKGVERRDSWRIGKPLSRIESLREKIRQRELERLRQRETQDGGGREGSEINDTQTAGDRQNERGTEIEKEWEAAAHMRKKLVEAERGQEDAVVQTATIAFDVTQEVAMLKTCPQLPASVPDSQAVRAEEVTSGYITDASEVVSDSFQISEDEKKKLKHVEEELRRHRGQYGKREEGEEEEEEEKKKKKEFSEEEEEEYTSPVQSLSPLPPHLSSLATMSRIYNLETVGSRSGLCLRERTVDIPSVHLVKVKPIVSSAQQGDSKALSGKDICGVQTIQRQIEQFQLKEQETLKPCMSSNTPFKDRETEGQQSPRGVLKHQVQDDAKTPEKDQETSELSPKVSPCRVGSPTSQLKQSNQTTTVTPSLLRSPSPDNTPKPSDHAPTPASSPSSLSPAQSPSVSPSPIPSPALFSIRSASGGQVKRGATMTITPKKPARGGVTGPTTGSTGGGSKSAKTSSQQVQTTSSVVEPVKKKYPTVEEIKVIGGYQNLDKSCLIKNRESPKRGKVCFNEDQLEQVCEYPSETSLLACTPFPPDLWRTERLQGEETQEDEEAEVEEGTIVSKSTRNVGIATGGGLRVGQCHPLLKKHNV, from the exons atgtctgtctcctctctgccGGAATGGAAACAACTCCTGctggagaaaaagaggagagaggaggaggagcgagagaggagagggaaagaggaggaggagaagtttGCCAGCATGCCCGCCTGGAAGCGAGGGATCATCCAGCGGAGGAAGGCGAAGCAGGACAATTTGGGTGACAGAGAAAAGGATAGAGATATGTGTCTGCTGCAGGTTGATGTCAGATCCGATAGTCTAAGTGACATAGACAGCTTTGTGACAGTCAGTTTAGAAAGTGAATCGTCACTTAGTCCAGATCCAGGGCAATGGCTGGATGCAGACCTCAAACCAGAGAGTCAGGTGTCCATAGAAACTATAGTTCCAGTTCATGAAAACCCATTTATTCGCACACAGAGTGCGTGGAGAAAGGGCAGGGATCCAGATGGGGGGAACGAGCCGGAAGTtaaggagagggagaaagacaaATTAAGCCCCAGGGGTCAAGATGGGGAgtcaggaagagaaagagatatAGAGCTGAAAATAGAGAGATTCAGAGATTTAAGTGAGGGACGGGAAAAAGAGAGGAGCAGGGACAGGAGtcaaggaagagaaagagagaatagcAACCAATGGAAAGAGTCAATTAAAGATGCAAGCAGGGAGCGGGAATTCCTTAAAGTTAGAAAAGacgaggaggaaaaagaaacagaTCCGCCATCTAATTCGTTTTCTCCCCACGTCCCATGTCTTCGGACTATCCGAGCCGACAATATCATCATCATTGAACAGGACAGGAAGGGCAGCGACGAGAGACGGGGTAGATGGAGGGAGACGGAGAGGGAGAGGCCTGAGGAGGACCAGGGGAAGAGAGGGATGAAGATGGACTTGAGGGAGATCCTGGCCGGAGGAGGGAGCATCACTGAGATCCGAGCCTCTGAGGTTCTGATCATAAAGCCCTCTGCAAGCCCTGAAGAAAGAAGTccagaaggaggaggaaagaaTGGTTCTGGTAGGGATGATGGAGAGATAAAGTGCAGCATGGATGAAAAGAGGGAGAGTTTTGGCAGGGAGCTCAGAACAGATATGTCCTGGCTGAGAGAAAAAGATAAAGAGAGACCATGGGGCCAGGCTACAGTTATTAAAGACGACAGAAAGGACAGCTTGGATGATAATGTGTTTGTTGATAGAGGAGGGAGGGTCAGCCAGCTGGTGAGCAAGTTTGGACAGTACCCCAAGCCTCCATCTCGATCCAAAAGCTCAGATAATTTCCTCCGGCCCGGGAGGAGAAAATATTCAGGAGATGAAGATGACCTGCGATCTGAGGCAGACGAGAGGAATATGTTGCCGAAAGGTGTGCCGAGACGCTCATTGAGCTTCTCTGATCGTGTCATTTGTGCTAAAGAGAATGGTTTAGACGACAATGGGTATTATGAGAGGAAAAGGCGTGAGAGGATACATTCAGAGAAGACCACAGCGCTGTGGGTCAATGTTGCAGGCTTAGGGAAGGAAACCACAGCAAAGTTCAAACTGGGGTGCACACCGCTTTTAGATAAAGACCAGTTTAGAAATCATAGAGatagacatttaaaacatgagGATGAGAAGGGAGTGCCCATGCAAAGCAGAAACGAAGCAGAAGTGTGTTTCTCCATCCAACACAAGAGCGAATTCAAGAAAGTGGAGCCTGTTGACACGAGGGCTGCAGAAAGGGCATGTGATGCAGATGGAGATGAAGGGTTCACGGTGGCATCGGTCAAAAACACAGAGGGAATCTCGTTTGCTAGAAGAGTTGCCATCAGGCAGGACGGGAAAGCAAGAGCTCAAAAAGGGGTGAAGCGACAGACAGGTGACACAAGTTTAGAAAAGGAGATGAGTGTAGAAAAAGATTCAGGGGCAGGAGGACAGATTGAGACGCAAGTTTACAACAAAAACGTGTCCGATTTTCGGAGAGAGGAGGGATTCGAAAGAACAATTCCACCTGAAACTTTGCAGAAGAGTCACGTTGAATCCACTTTCACAGAGTGCTCCAGTCTACTCTGTGCTGTCACAGATAGGGCTAGAGACCCACATAGAGGGCCAGAGTGGATTGGTACAGGACCACAAGGACCTTACCTAACACACTCTGTTTTGTCCCAACACACAGAAGAGCTTATAagtaaaatagagaaaataggAGACACAACTGTTTATAGCAACGAGAAAGGAGAAAGAGCTTACAAGGCTTCGTTTGAAATGACCAAAGGATCAGATCAGGATCTTGGATTGGAGAACCTTATTCATGATGTAACTCCCAGATCTCCGAAAAGGATTCCACCCATGGTGATCTCTCCAGGTCCCCTCGAGATTCAAATCCCCAgaagtgtgttttatgttgctGAAGAAATGCTGGAGAATAAAAAGGCTGTGAGTCAAAGCAACAAGGGGCAAGACTGGGACGTGGGTAAAGGGGTTGAGAGGAGGGATAGCTGGAGGATCGGAAAACCCCTGAGCCGCATCGAGTCCCTGCGAGAGAAAATCAGACAAAGAGAGCTGGAGAGGCTGAGACAAAGGGAGACACAAGATGGAGGCGGGAGAGAAGGTTCAGAGATAAACGACACTCAGACAGCTGGGGACAGGCAGAACGAGAGGGGAACTGAAATAGAGAAAGAGTGGGAAGCTGCAGCTCATATGCGGAAGAAGCTGGTCGAAGCAGAGAGGGGACAGGAAGATGCAGTAGTACAGACAGCCACCATTGCATTTGACGTCACACAGGAAGTCGCCATGTTGAAAACCTGCCCTCAGCTTCCTGCTTCTGTCCCAGACTCACAAGCTGTCAGAGCAGAGGAAGTAACGAGCGGGTACATCACGGATGCCTCTGAAGTTGTCTCTGACAGCTTTCAGATATctgaggatgaaaaaaaaaaactgaaacatgtggaagaagagCTGAGGCGCCACAGGGGTCAATAcgggaaaagagaagaaggggaggaggaggaggaggaggagaagaagaagaaaaaggagttctcagaagaggaagaagaggaataTACATCGCCTGTTCAATCTCTCTCCCCTTTGCCGCCTCATCTCAGCTCCCTCGCAACCATGAGTAGGATCTACAACTTGGAAACAGTTGGCTCGAGGTCAGGCTTGTGTCTGAGGGAGAGGACTGTAGACATCCCATCAGTGCACCTGGTTAAAGTGAAGCCCATTGTGTCAAGCGCACAGCAGGGGGACAGTAAAGCACTCTCGGGTAAGGACATTTGCGGGGTTCAGACAATACAACGACAGATAGAGCAGTTTCAGCTGAAAGAACAGGAAACACTGAAGCCTTGCATGTCATCAAACACCCCTTTTAaggatagagagacagaggggcAACAAAGCCCCAGAGGAGTGTTAAAGCACCAGGTACAGGATGATGCCAAGACCCCAGAGAAAGATCAAGAAACGTCAGAATTGAGCCCCAAAGTGTCTCCTTGCCGTGTTGGTTCTCCAACATCTCAGCTCAAACAATCTAACCAAACTACCACCGTCACCCCGTCACTTCTCAGGAGCCCATCCCCGGACAATACCCCGAAACCCTCGGATCACGCGCCGACCCCGGCCTCCTCCCCGAGCTCCCTTTCTCCTGCTCAATCTCCTAGTGTCTCTCCATCTCCAATCCCATCGCCCGCCCTCTTCTCTATCAGGAGTGCCTCTGGAGGTCAAGTGAAGAGAGGTGCCACCATGACTATCACCCCAAAAAAGCCTGCCAGAGGAGGAGTGACGGGGCCTACAACGGGGTCCACTGGAGGAGGGTCGAAATCAGCCAAAACCTCATCGCAGCAGGTCCAGACGACTTCTTCTGTGGTCGAGCCAGTGAAGAAGAAGTACCCCACAGTGGAGGAGATCAAGGTGATTGGCGGATATCAGAATCTGGATAAGTCCTGTCTGATCAAGAACAGAGAGTCTCCGAAAAGG GGAAAAGTGTGTTTCAATGAGGACCAGCTGGAGCAGGTGTGTGAGTACCCATCAGAGACCTCCTTGCTGGCGTGTACCCCCTTCCCTCCGGACCTGTGGAGGACCGAGAGGCTGCAGGGAGAGGAGACGCAGGAGGATGAGGAGGCTGAAGTGGAGGAAGGAACAATCGTGTCCAAAAGTACAAGGAACGTGGGGATTGCAACAGGAGGGGGTCTAAGAGTGGGTCAGTGTCACCCCCTGCTCAAAA